One part of the Rutidosis leptorrhynchoides isolate AG116_Rl617_1_P2 chromosome 1, CSIRO_AGI_Rlap_v1, whole genome shotgun sequence genome encodes these proteins:
- the LOC139870708 gene encoding uncharacterized protein gives MGRASTRTPMNHHVLSPNYNHNTENQQHDQPVVQLSSSIFEFLEEVVMLSSENIQYNTEDENEGESETPEIIEDKIKYWENQRETLHATLFRTTNLEAKIRNITKEVLDELEIAENVCSCLRPVSGGCRNCKMSGICNRLRISGYNSAICKSKWKSSLDIPSGEHTFVDVINDDSNRKKGEIKVIIELEFLGQFEMKKGSEEYNSLVYKLPNVFVGKFDRLQNVIKILSNSAKNSMTEKKMHLGPWRKQGYMQAKWLNVKERTTITTTTLIKPLVVDGYSSRTTKTGASMLTIDLLDGLPNMSYLCSHAVKVL, from the exons ATGGGTCGAGCCAGTACCCGTACTCCAATGAATCACCATGTTTTATCACCAAATTATAATCACAACACTGAAAATCAGCAACATGATCAACCCGTTGTTCAATTATCTAGTTCCATTTTCGAGTTTCTTGAAGAAGTTGTTATGTTATCGTCTGAAAATATTCAATATAATACCGAAGATGAAAATGAAGGAGAGAGCGAAACCCCTGAAATTATTGAAGATAAAATCAAATATTGGGAGAATCAACGCGAAACTTTACAT gCCACGTTATTTAGGACAACAAATTTAGAAGCAAAAATCCGAAACATAACCAAAGAAGTACTTGATGAACTTGAGATTGCTGAGAATGTATGTTCATGCTTGAGACCAGTTTCCGGTGGTTGTCGTAATTGCAAGATGAGCGGAATTTGTAATCGTCTACGAATTTCAGGTTACAATTCAGCTATTTGCAAGTCCAAATGGAAGAGTTCATTAGATATTCCATCAG GAGAACACACGTTTGTGGACGTGATCAATGATGACTCTAATCGTAAAAAAGGCGAGATTAAGGTTATAATCGAGCTAGAATTTCTTGGCCAATTTGAAATGAAGAAAGGAAGCGAGGAATACAATAGTCTAGTATACAAACTTCCTAATGTATTTGTGGGAAAATTTGATCGATTACAAAATGTGATCAAAATATTGAGCAATTCGGCGAAAAACTCTATGACGGAAAAGAAAATGCATTTGGGACCATGGAGAAAGCAAGGATACATGCAAGCAAAATGGCTTAATGTAAAAGAGCGAACCACGATCACAACCACGACACTGATCAAGCCATTGGTAGTTGACGGTTATTCGAGTCGAACGACTAAAACCGGAGCTTCAATGTTAACTATTGATCTTTTGGACGGCTTGCCGAATATGTCTTACTTATGCTCTCATGCCGTTAAAGTTTTGTAG